The Devosia yakushimensis DNA window GCCAGTTTTGCAGCGATGCAATCTCGTCGAACACACTGTCGGCGGAAATCAGCGCGAGCCCTTCCGTCAGCGCGGTAGCGGCGACAATGCGGTCGAAGGGATCGCGATGCGCCCAATCCATTGTCGCGGCCATCAGGCTGGCCTGGGGCGAGATGGGCAGAAGCCGTCCACCCTGCCTGTCCGCCGCCGCAATCAGTTCCGACAGGTGGGGCGCCATTTCCGGCCATTTGCCCAAGCGCACCTTTTGCCCGATTTCATAGAGGCTGATGGCGCTGATCGAAACATCATCGGCAGCCTCGATAGCGGCCATGGCCGAGGCGGAAAGCCGGCCATCTGCTGTAAGCGTCCAGGCCCAGGCATGGGTGTCGAGCAGAATGCGGCTCAATCCGCGCCTTCCCACTCGGCCAGCTCATCGTGGCTCATCGGCTCGAGGAAATCCGGGCCCGGCCCGAGATTTTCCGTCCATATGCCGATCTCGAAACGGCGCTGCTTGATCGGTACGATTTTGACGACCGGCCGCTTGCCCTTGGCGATGACGACTTCCTCGCCCGACAAAGCGGCATCGATGAGCTTGGAGAGATTGGTCTTGGCCGAGTGGACGGTGAATTGCAACGGAGCTTCCTTAGCTAAGTTAGCTACATATAACACATTGCCATCGGCATTTCCAGAAGCCACGGCTAAAGCTTGAATTCGTAATACTTGATCGTGTCCTCTTCTCCGCCAAAGCGGCGATAGAGGCCATTGGCCGCGTCATTATCGAGTTCAGTACCCAGCCATGCCTCTTCGCAGCCCAACTCGCGGGCCCAGGCGAAGAGTTCGGTGAGCATGGCCGTGGCAATACCCTGCCGCAGATAGGCGCTCGCCGTACCGACCTCATCGACATAGAGCTCGGTAACCTTGTCGGGATGGTAATGCACGACGCCCACGCATTGCCCGACGACCAGATCGCCATCGAAAGCCAGCACCATCAGATGCCCTGGCGCATCGAGATAGGCCATGAGCCGGTCCAGCCGCACCGCCTCGTCGAACACATCATCGGCAATATTGACCAGAAGCGGCGCATCGCCGGGCACCATGCGCCGATAGGTGATGGCCATCAGTCCGGCCGAACCTGGCTCATAATGGCCAGCGGCCGCCCTTCATTGTCGGAAAAAAACGCCATCCATTCCTCCAGGCCATCGGCATGGCGATGGATCATATGGGGAGGATCGACAAACACCACGCCCCGGGCCGTCAATTCGGCGTGGCTGGCCGCAATGTCGGACACACGAAAATAGATGACATTGGCCTGCGACGGACCGGCTTCGGCGCTGAGCATCAGCCGCACGCCGCCGCAATCGAAAAAGGCCAGCGGCCCATAGGTGTAAAGATGGGGCATGCCCAAGACATCCCGCCACCACGCCTCGGCCGCCTCGATATCGGCAACACTGCGGCTGAGCTGGCCAATGGCGCCAAATTGGTTTGCTGTCATGGCCTAGCCTCCCCAACATGAAATGCCCCGATGTCATTCCGGCGAAGGCCGGAATCCATGCTGAGAGCTATCCCGCACCTGGATGCTCGCCGCTCGCTACGGACCTGGATCCCGGCCTTCGCCGGGATGACATCGTGGATTATTCATACTTTGAGGCAATTGCGCCCCTCCCCGCAAGGGGGGTGACGACTGAGAGGGTCAGTCAAAAAACTAAACGCTCAGACCCCAGCCAGCGCGTCACGATCTTTCTTGCTCAACCGTTCGCTTTCGCTCTTGAGCTGGCCGCAGGCGGCAAAGATATCGCGGCCGCGCGGGGTGCGGACGGGGCTGGCATAACCGGCTCTATTGACGATATCGGCAAAGCGCTCGATGCGGCTCGAAGGCGAGCAGCCGTAATTGGTGCCCGGCCAGGGATTGAACGGGATGAGGTTGATCTTGGCGGGAATCCCGGCCAAGAGCCGCACCAGTTCGCGCGCATCGGCGTCGCTGTCATTGATCCCGTCCAGCATCACATATTCGAAGGTGATGCGGCGGGCATTGGAGAGGCCCGGATAATTGCGGCAGGCCTCGAGCAGCTCGGCAATCTTCCACTTCTTGTTGATCGGCACCAGCACGTCGCGCAGATCGTCATTCACCGCATGCAGGGAAATGGCCAGCATGACATCGATCTCGCGGCCGGTCGGCTCGATGAATGGCACAACACCGGACGTGGACAAGGTGATGCGGCGCTTGGAAAGGCTCATGCCGTCGCCCGCCGAGGCGATCAGCAGCGCCTGCTTCACATTGTCGAAATTGTAGAGCGGCTCGCCCATGCCCATCATCACGATATTGGTGATGGCGCGGCTTTCGCCACCGGGGACCAGGCCCCCATCGTCCGGCCGGCTGCCGCCGGGGAAATCACCCAGACGCTCGCGGGCCATCAGAATCTGGCCCAGGATTTCGCCCGCAGTCAGGTTGCGCACCAGCTTCTGCGTGCCGGTATGGCAAAACGTGCAGGTCAGCGTGCAGCCCACTTGCGAGGAGACGCACAGCGTCCCGCGGTCTTCCTCGGGGATATAGACGGTTTCGATCTCGACCGGAGGATAGTTCGGATTGGCCGGATCGCGGAAGCGGAACAGCCATTTGCGGGTGCCGTCGGAAGAAACCTGCTCGGAGGCGATCTCGGGACGATCGAGAATAAAGGTATCGGCCAGTTTCTGCCGCACCGGCTTGGCCACATTGGTCATGCGGTCGAAATCGGTGACGCCATTGACATAGAGCCAGTTCCACAACTGGCTGGCCCGCATGCGGGCTTCCTTGTCGGCGGCGATGCCGGCCGTGGTCAGCGCCTCGGCGAGCTGCAGCTTGCTCAGCCCGATCAACGACGGCCGGCTCACCGCCGCAGGGCGGAGGGCAGACGAATGATCGAGATTAAGCGCAATGCTCATGGCAAAGGGGGTCCGGAGCTAACGGGAAACGCGGGCCAATACCATATAGGGCAGCTTTTGGCAAAGTCACGGGCGCGGGAGGCGGCTTTGCTTGGAGCGCAGGAGACCGAGTTCCTCGGTGTCATTCCCGCGAAAGCGGGAACCTCCGTTACCGCGCCCTCGGACCTAGCACCCGCTGCTGATCGACTGCGACGCAGCGGTGGCGCCGGATAGCGAGAACGTCTCCACCACCTTGATGCCGCCCGCCGTGGTGCCTTCAACGGTCAGGCTCGAACCCGCGCGGATGGCGCTGGCCAGGGCTCCGGACTGGCCGGCATCGTCGAGCCAGGCCGCATCGTTCTGGGTGAAGAGGTTGAAACTCTGTCCGCTCACCGTCACCGTCGCCATGCTGTCGGGCTGGAAGGCGAAGCCGGCAACGAGGTTGAATTCATTGGCGACATTCTCGCCCGGCCGGTTGGTGATATAGAGATAGGCCTGGCTATAGCCATCGGGCTCGGGCTGCACATTGGTCGGCTTGGTCATGGCAAAGCACACCGCGCCCGCCCCGTCGCTGGCCGCATAGCTCGACCAGGCGCGATGCTCACCCAGCAGCCGCACCGATTGCGCCATGGCTGCACCGGGCAGCGCCACACTGGCGGCAAGGGCGAGTGCAAAAGCGAGTTTGGTCATTATGGCCTCTTGATATGCAATAGGGGCGAGCCCTCTTTTGGACCCGCCCCAGTTATGGCGTTTCGCCCGAGCCGGGCAATGACAAAATTACTTGCAGGCCGCGTCGATGGCGTTGATCGCTGCCGTCGCGCCCGAAAGGGAATAGGTATCGGTCGTATTGGTGCCGCGCTGGCTGGTGCCCTTGATGACCAGGTTATTGCCCGCCTTGAAGGCCGAGACGAACCCGGCCTCGTCGCCGGTCGAAGCCAGCCAGGCGGCCGAGCCTTCGGTGACCATGGGATAGCTCTTGCCATCCACGGCCGCGCTCGCGCCGGCATTGGTCGTGTTATAGGGATAGCCGATGATCGTCTGCACCTCGTTCTTGGTGCCCATGCCCTTGCGGTGGATGATCATGAAATGGATGGGGTCGCGATTGGCCCCGGCCGGCTCGCTCTTCTGCGGCGTCGCCGACACATAGCAGATCACTCCGCTCGCGTCGGTCGCCTGCCAGGCGGTCCAGGCATTGAAGGTTCCCAGTTCCGTCGCCTGCTGTGCCTGGGCGGCCGGAGCCAGAGCCATGATTGCGGCGACCGCGAGCCCGAGCGTGAGGCCACCGGTTTTCGTCGTCATTGCCAATTCTTTCCTCATCATCAGATCCGGTTGGGAAGAGCTTGCCCGCTTCAACTTGCCCCAACATGGTTACCAAGGTGTCAAACGCCGCCGCATCCGACCGATTTGTCTCAAATGCGAGCCAATCGCGGCGGCAATTTGACACCGGCGCCGTCATAAGCCCCGGTTTGCGCCGTCAGGGTTAACAATGTGCTAACACTTGCGTGACTTCAGGCCGCCAAGGGGTAACTCTGTTCCACCACATAGGGGCCCCCGCCCACCGAGTCCTTGCTCGAATAGAGCACGAACCGGCCCACCGGAAAACTCAGCGGTTCGAACCGCCCCGCCTCGGCCATGAAGCGCGCCGCCTCCCCCGCGCTGCAATTGCGCAACCGCGCCAGCGACACATGCGGCACGAATTTGCGCCCCTCCGGCGGCAGGCCGGCCCGCTGCAACACCCGCTCCTGGGCGGCCTGCAAGCGGCTCAAAGCCTCGTTCATCTCGACCCCGGCATAGAGCGCCCGCGGCTTGTCGCCACCGAAAATACCTAAATGCGTCAAGCGGATGGAAAAGCGCAGCGAATTGGACAGCCGGTCGAGACTATCGACCACTTCATTGGCCGTCTGGTAATCGACATCGCCAATAAAACGGAGCGTGATATGATAATTTTCCGGATCGATCCAACGCGCCCCGGTCAACCCGCCCCGCTTAAGCGAGAGGGCAAATCCCACATCGGCCGGGATTTCGAGGCCGGTAAAGAGCCTGGGCATCGGCTCCTCCTCTGATAGATCAGACAGGCGATTCGCCCGATGACCCTAACACAAGCGCGTCATGTCGCCAGACGAAACGTCGCGGCGCTCCGTTCGGCCTTGTAAACGACTGGCGGGCCATCCATATTGTGCTGCAAGTGGCCAACATAATGCCCACCGGCGGTGCAAAAGGACCGCGCCATCAATTGGGAAAGGAAACCGACTATGGCTGAATATGACCGTCAGACCCTCAATGCGCGGGCCGGCTCGGCCTTGGCCATCGACGAGGGCCTGCGCAGCTACATGCTTCGCGTCTACAATTACATGGGTGTTGGTCTTGTCGTGACGGGCCTGGCGGCCTGGTTTGCCGCCGCTGCCGCCATCACCACCAATCCGGATGCCGCCGTGGGCCAGCTGGCCAATGGCCAATATGTGACCCAGTGGGGCTACTTGCTCTATGCAAGCCCGCTGCAATGGGTCGTGATGCTGGCTCCCCTGGCCTTCGTGCTGGTGCTGAGCTTTGGCATCAACAAGCTCTCCGTGCCCGCCGCACAGGGCGTGTTCTGGGCCTTTGCCGCCATTATGGGCGTGTCGCTGAGCTCCATCTTCCTGGTCTATACCGACGCTTCGATCGCCAAGGTGTTCTTCATCACCGCCGCGACCTTTGGTGCCATGAGCCTTTACGGCTACACCACCAAGCGCGACCTGACCCAGATGGGCAGCTTCCTGTTCATGGGCCTGATCGGCCTGATCATCGCTTCGGTGGTCAATATCTTCATGCAGTCCTCCATGCTCGAATTCGCCATCTCGGCGGTCGGCGTGCTGATCTTTGTGGGCCTCACCGCCTATGACACGCAGAAGATCAAGGAAGGCTATTCGGAGGCCCATGGCGCCGACGTGCTGGCCAAGGGCGCTATCATGGGCGCACTGAGCCTCTATCTCGACTTCATCAACCTGTTCATGATGCTGCTCCGCCTGTTCGGCAATCGCGAGTAAGCCTCAGCTTCCTTGATCGGACGATCAAGGAATTTGGTTGGACGACCGATCGGACCGCATCCTAAAAGGGATGCGGTCCTTTTCTTTTGCCGAGCTCTGCCGTGTCCACCCCCATACTGCGCCCCTTCGCCTGGGCCGACGTGCCCGCCATCACCGCCATCTACCGGCACTATGTGGACAATACCGCGATCACCTTCGACACCGAGGCGCCCAGCGAGGCGGCCATGGCCGAAAAATTCGCCCATCTGATCGCGCTGGGCCATCCCCTGATCGTGGCCGAACAGGATGGCAAAGTACTCGGCTACGCCTATGCCAGCTTCTACCGCCCCCGCGCCGCTTACCGCTTCACCTGTGAGGATTCGATCTATCTCGATCCCGCCGCGACCGGGAAGGGGCTGGGCAAGACCCTGCTGACCGAGCTGCTGGTCCAGTCCCGCGCCTTTGGCTTCAAGCAGATGCTGGCGGTCATCACTGCCGACACGGCCAATTCCATCGCCATTCACGAAAAGTTCGGCTTCACCCATGTCGGCCGCTACGAGGCAGTCGGCTATAAGTTCGACCGCTGGCACGATATCGTGCATCTGCAGCTGTCACTCTGATCCATGACCACGCTGCATCTCATGGTGGGACTGCCCTGCTCGGGCAAAAGTACGCGGGCAAAGCAGCTCGAGGCCGAGCTTGGCGCTCTGCGGCTGACGCCCGACGAATGGCATATTACCCTGTTCGGGAACGACGCGACCGACCCGGACCATGACCGGCGCCATGATGCGGTGGAAGCGCTGATGTGGCGCGTTGCCAGCACGGCACTGGCCAAGGGTGTCGACGTCATCCTCGATTTCGGATTCTGGGCCCGCGTCGAGCGCGAGGATTTTGCCGCCCGCGCCGCCGCCCTGGGTGCGGCGACAAGAATCCACTTCATGGACGTTTCCCGCCAAGAGCTATTGGCGCGCCTGGAACAGCGCAATGCCCAGGCGCCGGAATACGCCTTCATCATCACGGCAGATGACCTGCTGGGCTGGCTGGCGCGCTTCGAGGCGGTGACGGCCGACGAGCTTGCAACGATCGCAGCGATCAGCAGCCAAACTCGGTAGTGCCGCTATATCCCTCATCCAACAGCGTCTTGCGCATGGGATAGCCATTGACCACCCGGCCGCTGGCCTGCGGGCCATCGGCCTGCCAGCCCTGGCTTTGGTAGAAACTACGCGCTGTTCTGGTGCTTTCGAGCCGCCCTTCCCGATGCCCTAGTGCGACAAGCGCGGCTTCCAGATGCGCCAGCATGGCCTTGCTGACCCCGGAAAAACGCGCTTTCGGAGCGACATAATTGAGCGTGATCTTGCCGTCCTGGCTCACGGCGCCGACAGCCAGCACAGCGCCGTCGCGCTCGGCCACGTAAAAATCCTGCTCGGGATTGGCCAGCATGGCGGCAACGCCCGCCTCGCTCTTGTTGCGCGTCCAGGCGGCGATGGCGTACGGCTTTCCGCCATGGTCGGCGACACAGAGTTCAGTGATCGAGGCGGTCAATATCACGCTCATTGCCGGGATGTCGGCCTGCGTGGCGCGGCGAATGGTCAGGCTCATGCGCAGACCAGGACCCAAAAACTCACCCCACCACCACCAATTGCGGATCGAGCACGCGCAGAACCTGGGCCAGGTCGTGCCCGCGCTTGAGAATGCGGCCCTGCTGGTTGGTGACCGAATATTGCCCTTGCCGGTTGCGCAGCTTGGGGGACTTCTCGACGATGAAGAGCGGCCGTTCGGAGACACGGGCATAGATGGAGAACACGGCCCGCTCGCGCAGGAAATCCATGGCATAGTCGCGCCACTCGCCTAAGCTCACCTTGCGGCCATAGACCGACAGGATGAGCATCAGCTCGCGACGGTCGAAGGCGACGATGGGAAGGGCCCTGGCTTGTGGCGCGCTCGCGGGCGCCTCTCCGGAATGGACCAGAGCCAGGCTGACCGACTTGTCATGCGGCGTACGGCCCTGCACCGGTTACGCTCTCTCCGCTTGTCAACGCAATGTCATGATTGCGGTATTTGCGCTTTCGCGCAAGGGTCCGCGCCCGGGCATTTGGCACTGGGACCAAATACCTAAGTTTGAACACAGTTTCTCCCTCACAGCGCCCGATTGGCCGATCAGTCTGTGACCATTGCCTCCAGTGGTTGGCAACCGGACCGAACGAGCCCCCAAACCATGACGTCCGGTTGCCAACCGTCCTTTAGTTGACCAGTCAGCTATCTCCCGCTCCTGCCCCCAGGAGCGGGAGTTTCTTTTTGTGCCTCCGGCGCTAGCGTTCGAACGCGGCGGCCCCCAGGATCGGCCCCGGCAATCCGTTATTTTCCTGCTGCACGATAACGGCCATGCCGGTATTTTCCGCCAGCATCTCGGGCAGCGGCAATTTGAGGTCCGCGCCCGTATCGTTTTCCCACATGCCCAGCGCCTGCCGCCCGGTCACCACCTGGGTATAGACCATGGTCTTGCCGGCATTCTCACCCTTGTCGATCGCCACATCCGCGCGGTCGAGATAGGTCACCAGCCACACCACGGCATCGGAATAATTCGCATCTGGCGGCACGGCGATCTTGAGCATGTCGCCCTGCTTGGTAATGGCGACATCGAGCGGCAGACTGGCCGTGTCGAGCGCGCCATGCACTTCGCTGCGGCGCGACCCGACCACGCCCTTGTCGCCATTGACCACCATTTGCGGGGTATAGATGCGCGAGGAGCCCCAGCTTTTGGCATAGGCGCGCTGGCGGTCGGAATAATCGGCTTTGCCGAACGTGTCTTCCCAGCCGACGTAGTCCCAATAGTCGACGTGATAGGCGAGCGCGATGACGTCGCCCTCCTCGGCCAGGCTCGTGAGCAAGGCATCGGCCGGCGGGCACTGGGCGCAGCCTTGGCTCGTGAACAATTCCACCACCGCCTTGGGGCGGTCGCGCACTTTCTCCGCGCCGGCCGGAAGGGCCAGAACGGCAAAAGCGACAATGCCGAGAACCGGTGCAAGGAAGGAACGGGATATCATAGGGCAAACTTGTAAGCTGGCGCCTGCAAGCCCCGCTAGTCAAAAGAGGGTGAGAGCGGGCAAAAACGCCCCAAGAGTTTCCTTGATGCCACGCTCAAAGAAAATGGCGGCCCCGGGGGACCGCCATTTCCGGTTCAGCAATGCAGGCGGTGATTACGCCGCGACGAGGCTGCGCAGCACGTAATGCAGGATGCCGCCATTCTTGTAGTAATCGAGCTCATTGGCCGTATCGATGCGGCAGCGGGTCTCGACATTGAGCACGCTTCCATCGGCGCGGGTGATCTTGACGGTGACCATGGCGCGCGGCGCGATCTCGGTGACGCCTTCGATATCGATCGTCTCGGTACCGTCGAGCCCCAGGCTCTGCCAGCTCTCGCCATCCTTGAACTGCAGCGGGATGACACCCATGCCGACCAGGTTGGAGCGGTGGATACGCTCGAAGGACTGGGCGATCACGGCGCGCACGCCGAGCAGGTTCGTGCCCTTGGCCGCCCAGTCACGCGAAGAACCGGTGCCATATTCCTTGCCGGCAAAGATCACCAGCGGCGTGCCGGCGGCCTGGTAGGCCATGGCAGCATCATAGATCGCCATCTGGCTGCCATCGGGGCCCTTGGTATAGCCACCCTCGACGCCATTGAGCATCTGGTTCTTGATGCGGATATTGGCGAAGGTGCCGCGCATCATCACTTCGTGATTGCCGCGGCGGGCGCCATAGGAATTGAAATCGCGCGGGGCGACCTGGCGTTCTTCGAGATACTTGCCGGCCGGGGTCGAAGCCTTGAACGAACCGGCCGGGGAAATGTGGTCGGTGGTGATCGAATCAAGGAACAGGGCGAGCACCTTGGCCTTTTCGACATTGGTGATGGGCTTGGGCTCCATCGACATGCCATCGAAATAGGGCGGGTTCTGCACATAGGTGGAGCTTGAATTCCACTTATAGGTCTCGCCGCCATCGACAGCGATGCCCTGCCAATTGGTGTCGCCCTTGAACACGTCCGAATAGCGGGCGCGGAACATTTCGGCGGTCACGTGCTTGCGCACGATCTCGGCGATCTCGTGGTTGGAGGGCCAGATATCCTTGAGATAGACCGGCTGGCCATTGCTGCCGATGCCCAGGGGCTCGGTGGTGACATCGACATTAAGCGAACCGGCCAGTGCATAGGCCACCACCAGCGGCGGAGAGGCCAGGTAATTGGCGCGCACGTCGGGATTGACACGGCCTTCGAAGTTACGATTGCCCGACAGCACCGAGCAGGCGACCAGCTTGTTCTCGTTGATGCAATCGGAAATGGCCTGCGGCAGCGGGCCGGAATTGCCGATACAAGTGGTGCAGCCATAGCCGACCAGGTTGAAGCCCAGCGCGTCCAGATCATCCTGCAGTCCCGCGGCGGTCAGGTAATCGGTGACCACCTGCGAGCCGGGGGCCAGCGAGGTCTTGACCCAGGGCTTGGAATTGAGGCCCAGCGCCCGCGCCTTGCGGGCCACAAGGCCGGCGGCGACCAGCACCGAAGGATTGGACGTATTGGTGCAGGAGGTGATCGCCGCGATCACCACATGGCCGTCATCGATGCCATATTCGGCGCCATTGACGGGGAAAGCGGTTTCTTCGGGGATGTCGCCGACGCCGGTAGCGCCTTCATCGACAAAGCGCGATTCCTGCTTGTCCGCCGGCAGGCGGGTGCGTTCAGCGCGGCCACCGGCCAGCTCGGGCAGCGCCTTGGCGAAGGACGCAGCGGCATCCTTGAGGGCAACGCGGTCCTGCGGGCGTTTGGGGCCGGAGAGGGACGGCACGACGGTCGAAAGATCAAGCTCGAGGGTCGAGGTGAAGACCGGATCGGGCGAATTGGTCTCGCGGAACATGCCCTGGGCGCGTGAATAGGCTTCCACCAGCGCCACGCGCTGCGGGTCGCGGCCCGACGTGGTCAGATATTTCAGCGTATCGCTGTCGACCGGGAAATAGCCGCAGGTGGCGCCATATTCAGGGGCCATATTGGCAATGGTCGCCTGGTCTTCGAGGCTGAGATAGTCGAGGCCCGGCCCGTAGAATTCGACGAACTTGCCGACCACGCCCTTCTTGCGCAGCATTTCGGTGACCGTCAGCACCAGATCGGTGGCGGTAATGCCTTCATTGATCTTGCCGGTGAGCTTGAAGCCCACGACTTCGGGGATCAGCATGGTGATGGGCTGGCCCAGCATGGCCGCCTCGGCCTCGATGCCGCCCACGCCCCAGCCCAGAACGGCCATGCCATTGACCATGGTCGTGTGCGAGTCGGTGCCCACCAAGGTGTCGGGATAGGCGACGGTTTCGCCATTCTCGTCCTTGGTCCACACGGTCTGAGCCAGATATTCCAGATTCACCTGGTGGCAGATGCCGGTGCCGGGGGGCACGACGCGGAAATTATCGAATGCCGACTGGCCCCAGCGCAGGAATTCATAGCGCTCGCCATTGCGTTCATATTCGAGCTCGACATTCTGCCCGAAGGCCAGGGCCGTGCCGAAGCTGTCGACCATCACCGAGTGATCGATGACCAGATCGACGGGGACCAGCGGATTGATCTTCTGCGGATTGGCGCCGAGCTTGGCGGTGGCGTCGCGCATGGCGGCCAGATCCACCACGGCGGGAACGCCGGTGAAGTCCTGCATCAGCACGCGGGCCGGGCGATAGGAAATTTCATGCTCGGAGGTGCGGGTCGTGAGCCAAGTGGCGACGGCCTCGATATCGGCCTTGGTGACCGTGCGGTTGTCTTCGAAACGCAGCAGGTTTTCCAGCACCACCTTCATCGAATGGGGCAGGCTCGACACGCCCTTGAGGCCGTTCTTTTCGGCTTCGGCGATGGAATAATAGGTATAGGTCTTGCCGCCGACCGTAAGGGTCGATTTGGACTTGAAGCTGTTTACTGAGGTCACGGTGCTCCGCCCTTTGCTGGAATTGCTGCTGACGCGGCCAGGGCAGTCGGAAAAGCTCCCGAAATCCGCCGGATAGCGTCGCCTTTTCTGGAATGACTCCAATCTGTGACGGCTTATAGACACTAAAGATTGCCCTTGCCAGTCTTGCCTTTGGTTCAATACGAGATGGGGTCATGACGCAAAGGCAAGCCTACCCATCTTTAGTGCTGCGCGCGCAGGGGCTTGCCTGTGGCCGCGGCGGCCTGCCGCTGGCCGATGACATGAGCTTTGCCGTCCATGGCGGCACCTGTCTTTTGCTGCGCGGCCCCAATGGCACCGGCAAGACCACGTTGCTGCTGACGCTGGCGGGGATCGTGGCGCCTCTGGGCGGATTTTTTGCCCTTGAAGGGGCGGACCCGGAGGCCGGGCCGCTGCTGCATTATTGCGGTCACCGCAATGCCGTTAAGCCGCGCCTCAGCGTAGAGGAGAATTTGGGCTTTTGGGCGGGGGTCAATGGCGCAACCGGCGAGAGAATAGATGATGCGCTTGACCGGGTCGGCCTGGGCGAGCTGGCAACGCTCGATGCCGGCTATCTCTCG harbors:
- a CDS encoding invasion associated locus B family protein, whose product is MTKLAFALALAASVALPGAAMAQSVRLLGEHRAWSSYAASDGAGAVCFAMTKPTNVQPEPDGYSQAYLYITNRPGENVANEFNLVAGFAFQPDSMATVTVSGQSFNLFTQNDAAWLDDAGQSGALASAIRAGSSLTVEGTTAGGIKVVETFSLSGATAASQSISSGC
- a CDS encoding DUF2794 domain-containing protein is translated as MALVHSGEAPASAPQARALPIVAFDRRELMLILSVYGRKVSLGEWRDYAMDFLRERAVFSIYARVSERPLFIVEKSPKLRNRQGQYSVTNQQGRILKRGHDLAQVLRVLDPQLVVVG
- a CDS encoding GNAT family N-acetyltransferase; protein product: MAITYRRMVPGDAPLLVNIADDVFDEAVRLDRLMAYLDAPGHLMVLAFDGDLVVGQCVGVVHYHPDKVTELYVDEVGTASAYLRQGIATAMLTELFAWARELGCEEAWLGTELDNDAANGLYRRFGGEEDTIKYYEFKL
- a CDS encoding AAA family ATPase; this encodes MTTLHLMVGLPCSGKSTRAKQLEAELGALRLTPDEWHITLFGNDATDPDHDRRHDAVEALMWRVASTALAKGVDVILDFGFWARVEREDFAARAAALGAATRIHFMDVSRQELLARLEQRNAQAPEYAFIITADDLLGWLARFEAVTADELATIAAISSQTR
- a CDS encoding invasion associated locus B family protein, translated to MTTKTGGLTLGLAVAAIMALAPAAQAQQATELGTFNAWTAWQATDASGVICYVSATPQKSEPAGANRDPIHFMIIHRKGMGTKNEVQTIIGYPYNTTNAGASAAVDGKSYPMVTEGSAAWLASTGDEAGFVSAFKAGNNLVIKGTSQRGTNTTDTYSLSGATAAINAIDAACK
- a CDS encoding GNAT family N-acetyltransferase; protein product: MSTPILRPFAWADVPAITAIYRHYVDNTAITFDTEAPSEAAMAEKFAHLIALGHPLIVAEQDGKVLGYAYASFYRPRAAYRFTCEDSIYLDPAATGKGLGKTLLTELLVQSRAFGFKQMLAVITADTANSIAIHEKFGFTHVGRYEAVGYKFDRWHDIVHLQLSL
- a CDS encoding GNAT family N-acetyltransferase, with translation MSLTIRRATQADIPAMSVILTASITELCVADHGGKPYAIAAWTRNKSEAGVAAMLANPEQDFYVAERDGAVLAVGAVSQDGKITLNYVAPKARFSGVSKAMLAHLEAALVALGHREGRLESTRTARSFYQSQGWQADGPQASGRVVNGYPMRKTLLDEGYSGTTEFGC
- a CDS encoding Bax inhibitor-1/YccA family protein; amino-acid sequence: MAEYDRQTLNARAGSALAIDEGLRSYMLRVYNYMGVGLVVTGLAAWFAAAAAITTNPDAAVGQLANGQYVTQWGYLLYASPLQWVVMLAPLAFVLVLSFGINKLSVPAAQGVFWAFAAIMGVSLSSIFLVYTDASIAKVFFITAATFGAMSLYGYTTKRDLTQMGSFLFMGLIGLIIASVVNIFMQSSMLEFAISAVGVLIFVGLTAYDTQKIKEGYSEAHGADVLAKGAIMGALSLYLDFINLFMMLLRLFGNRE
- a CDS encoding DUF1223 domain-containing protein, which gives rise to MISRSFLAPVLGIVAFAVLALPAGAEKVRDRPKAVVELFTSQGCAQCPPADALLTSLAEEGDVIALAYHVDYWDYVGWEDTFGKADYSDRQRAYAKSWGSSRIYTPQMVVNGDKGVVGSRRSEVHGALDTASLPLDVAITKQGDMLKIAVPPDANYSDAVVWLVTYLDRADVAIDKGENAGKTMVYTQVVTGRQALGMWENDTGADLKLPLPEMLAENTGMAVIVQQENNGLPGPILGAAAFER
- the thpR gene encoding RNA 2',3'-cyclic phosphodiesterase; this encodes MPRLFTGLEIPADVGFALSLKRGGLTGARWIDPENYHITLRFIGDVDYQTANEVVDSLDRLSNSLRFSIRLTHLGIFGGDKPRALYAGVEMNEALSRLQAAQERVLQRAGLPPEGRKFVPHVSLARLRNCSAGEAARFMAEAGRFEPLSFPVGRFVLYSSKDSVGGGPYVVEQSYPLAA
- the rlmN gene encoding 23S rRNA (adenine(2503)-C(2))-methyltransferase RlmN, producing the protein MSIALNLDHSSALRPAAVSRPSLIGLSKLQLAEALTTAGIAADKEARMRASQLWNWLYVNGVTDFDRMTNVAKPVRQKLADTFILDRPEIASEQVSSDGTRKWLFRFRDPANPNYPPVEIETVYIPEEDRGTLCVSSQVGCTLTCTFCHTGTQKLVRNLTAGEILGQILMARERLGDFPGGSRPDDGGLVPGGESRAITNIVMMGMGEPLYNFDNVKQALLIASAGDGMSLSKRRITLSTSGVVPFIEPTGREIDVMLAISLHAVNDDLRDVLVPINKKWKIAELLEACRNYPGLSNARRITFEYVMLDGINDSDADARELVRLLAGIPAKINLIPFNPWPGTNYGCSPSSRIERFADIVNRAGYASPVRTPRGRDIFAACGQLKSESERLSKKDRDALAGV
- a CDS encoding type II toxin-antitoxin system Phd/YefM family antitoxin encodes the protein MQFTVHSAKTNLSKLIDAALSGEEVVIAKGKRPVVKIVPIKQRRFEIGIWTENLGPGPDFLEPMSHDELAEWEGAD
- a CDS encoding VOC family protein, coding for MTANQFGAIGQLSRSVADIEAAEAWWRDVLGMPHLYTYGPLAFFDCGGVRLMLSAEAGPSQANVIYFRVSDIAASHAELTARGVVFVDPPHMIHRHADGLEEWMAFFSDNEGRPLAIMSQVRPD
- a CDS encoding type II toxin-antitoxin system VapC family toxin — its product is MSRILLDTHAWAWTLTADGRLSASAMAAIEAADDVSISAISLYEIGQKVRLGKWPEMAPHLSELIAAADRQGGRLLPISPQASLMAATMDWAHRDPFDRIVAATALTEGLALISADSVFDEIASLQNWPGRVW